A stretch of the Argentina anserina chromosome 6, drPotAnse1.1, whole genome shotgun sequence genome encodes the following:
- the LOC126801189 gene encoding cytochrome P450 89A2-like, whose protein sequence is MWFPIFILSLFLTFLFKSLLSPSKPYTKLDEPILPPGPTSIPIIGNFIWLHKLASGIEPILAGLHAKYGPVVSIPIPIPFSSHPAVFINDHSLAHQALVQNGAVCADRPPPQPITKLITNDNRVIFSSGYGATWRLLRRNLMSEVLNTSRLKSSASSRKWALDILLNRLDQSVSLNGGVVEVLEHFRISFTSLLVYMAFGVKVEDEAKMKEIIHVQRRYIFGLVRGFQTLNLGPRWLNKILFRKGWNQFYEIRKQQKLLLLPFIQARKKVKQETVDKKNDGSMIPYVDTLMDLEDPRENRAFNDGELVDQCSEIVNSGTDTMSVTLQWTMANVVKYPCVQKRLVEEIKRVVGVGNEEVKEEDLPKMHYLKAVVTEALRLHPPGHFLVPHSVREDIVLDGRYLLQKNCMVNFMVAEMGRDPNVWDEALEFKPERFMSDGDNVQCDITGSKEIKMIPFGAGRRICPGWSLSLILLEYLVANLIWKYEWEAVDGVGVDLTEKQEATWVMKNPLQAHISPRLNK, encoded by the exons ATGTGGTTTCCCATCTTCATCCTCTCCCTCTTCCTCACTTTCTTGTTCAAATCCCTTCTGTCTCCCTCTAAACCCTACACCAAACTCGACGAACCTATTTTACCGCCAGGACCTACCTCGATTCCCATAATCGGAAATTTCATATGGCTCCACAAACTAGCTTCTGGAATCGAACCCATACTTGCTGGCCTCCACGCCAAGTATGGCCCTGTTGTCTCCATCCCCATCCCCATCCCCTTCAGCTCTCACCCCGCCGTTTTCATCAACGACCACTCACTCGCCCACCAAGCTTTGGTTCAAAACGGCGCCGTCTGTGCGGACCGTCCTCCTCCCCAGCCTATCACCAAGCTCATCACTAATGACAACCGTGTCATCTTCAGCAGCGGCTACGGCGCAACATGGCGTCTCCTCCGTCGAAACCTCATGTCCGAGGTTCTAAACACCTCTCGGCTCAAGTCCTCCGCTTCTTCCCGGAAATGGGCTTTAGACATCCTCCTCAACCGTCTCGATCAGTCAGTATCATTAAACGGAGGGGTCGTGGAAGTTTTAGAACACTTCCGGATCTCCTTTACTTCTTTGTTGGTGTATATGGCTTTTGGTGTGAAGGTGGAGGATGAGGCGAAGATGAAAGAGATCATCCATGTTCAGCGTCGCTATATCTTCGGCTTGGTTAGAGGTTTCCAAACCCTAAACTTGGGACCGAGATGGTTGAACAAGATTTTGTTCCGCAAGGGTTGGAATCAGTTCTATGAAATTCGAAAGCAACAAAAGCTCCTCCTGCTCCCTTTCATACAAGCACGAAAGAAG GTTAAACAAGAAACGGTAGATAAGAAAAACGATGGTTCCATGATACCTTATGTTGATACGTTAATGGATTTGGAAGACCCCCGAGAGAACAGAGCCTTCAATGATGGAGAACTAGTGGATCAATGCTCGGAGATTGTGAACTCTGGCACGGACACCATGTCAGTAACATTGCAGTGGACTATGGCGAATGTAGTGAAGTATCCATGTGTTCAGAAGAGGCTTGTTGAAGAGATTAAACGGGTTGTGGGGGTTGGCAACGAAGAGGTGAAAGAGGAGGATCTTCCGAAGATGCACTACTTGAAAGCGGTGGTGACGGAGGCTCTAAGGCTTCACCCACCAGGCCACTTTTTGGTTCCACATTCAGTTCGTGAGGATATTGTTCTGGATGGACGTTATCTGCTGCAAAAGAACTGTATGGTGAATTTCATGGTTGCAGAAATGGGAAGGGACCCGAATGTTTGGGATGAAGCCCTGGAATTTAAGCCTGAGAGGTTTATGAGTGATGGAGATAATGTGCAGTGCGACATTACAGGGAGTAAAGAGATTAAGATGATCCCGTTCGGGGCTGGGAGGAGGATATGTCCGGGGTGGAGTCTGTCCTTGATTCTTTTGGAGTATTTGGTGGCAAATTTGATTTGGAAGTACGAGTGGGAAGCTGTGGATGGAGTTGGTGTTGATTTGACAGAGAAGCAAGAGGCTACCTGGGTGATGAAGAATCCATTGCAGGCACATATATCTCCCAGGTTGAACAAGTAA
- the LOC126801187 gene encoding putative UPF0481 protein At3g02645, giving the protein MSSLQPTFSSKTSSNFNELQWVIQIRKTLEDELEDDIDIPVSIFNVPKSLLATDPESYTPQLVAIGPYHYWRPELYEMERYKVAAAKKTQNQVHTLKFHHLADQLARFEPRIRACYHKYLEFNGETLGWMMAIDASFFLEILQVYAVQEGKTLMRVSSRMAHLVDYAGRKSAHHTILRDLVMLENQIPMFVLRKVMEFQFPTLECSDDMLLLSMLMGLCKELSPFKMKDEDMPKIQLSSCCHLLDFLYQMITPKLEAGPSEIKAEEEEDSKATPLNGKSSNNPNFVKEFLTEVWKLLSKLNKGPIRLLKKILISGPVKVLFKLPWTILSSLPGFAILKQPLESLLSSEDKEAVKPDEENSSNGISKPPLIEEITIPSVSDLSKSGVKFMPASSISSISFEAKTYSFYLPTTSLDGNTEVILRNLVAYEASTASGPLVFTRYTELMNGIIDTEEDAKLLREKGIILNRLKSDKEVANLYNGMSKSIRLTKVPFLDKAIEDANKYYNGRWKVKLRKSMKTYVFGSWPILALLAAILLLLLMTLQSFCSVYSCSRIFHINTTTT; this is encoded by the coding sequence ATGTCTTCTCTCCAACCAACATTCTCTTCCAAAACGAGTTCCAACTTCAACGAGCTTCAATGGGTTATCCAAATCAGAAAAACCCTAGAGGATGAGCTCgaggatgatattgatatacCTGTCTCCATTTTCAACGTCCCCAAATCCCTCTTGGCTACTGATCCGGAATCCTACACCCCTCAACTGGTTGCGATCGGTCCTTACCATTATTGGCGTCCGGAGCTGTATGAGATGGAGAGGTACAAAGTGGCTGCGGCGAAGAAAACCCAAAATCAAGTCCATACCCTCAAGTTCCACCACCTTGCTGACCAACTGGCGAGGTTCGAACCGAGGATTCGTGCTTGTTACCATAAGTACTTGGAGTTTAACGGCGAGACTTTGGGGTGGATGATGGCCATTGATGCTTCGTTTTTTCTGGAAATCCTTCAAGTCTATGCGGTGCAAGAAGGGAAGactctgatgagagtttcttcaAGGATGGCGCATTTGGTTGATTATGCCGGAAGGAAGTCAGCTCATCATACAATCCTTAGGGATTTAGTGATGCTTGAGAATCAAATTCCAATGTTTGTGTTGAGGAAAGTGATGGAATTTCAGTTCCCCACGTTGGAATGCAGTGACGATATGCTTCTTCTTTCCATGCTCATGGGGTTGTGCAAAGAGCTCTCCCCGTTCAAGATGAAAGATGAAGACATGCCAAAGATTCAACTCTCCAGTTGCTGTCATTTGTTAGATTTTTTGTACCAAATGATCACCCCCAAGTTAGAGGCCGGACCGTCGGAAATCaaagcagaagaagaagaagatagcaAGGCCACACCACTCAACGGAAAATCATcaaataacccgaatttcgtCAAAGAATTTCTAACGGAGGTCTGGAAGTTGCTATCGAAGTTGAACAAAGGTCCGATACGTCTTCTAAAGAAAATTCTGATATCTGGACCTGTCAAAGTGTTATTCAAACTGCCTTGGACTATCCTGTCTAGCCTTCCTGGATTTGCTATATTGAAACAACCTCTTGAGTCCTTATTATCCTCCGAAGACAAAGAAGCAGTGAAACCCGACGAGGAAAATTCGAGCAATGGCATTAGTAAACCACCGTTGATCGAGGAGATCACCATTCCATCTGTCTCTGATCTATCAAAATCTGGTGTCAAGTTCATGCCCGCAAGTAGCATTTCGAGCATCTCTTTTGAAGCTAAGACTTACTCATTTTACCTCCCAACTACTAGCTTAGATGGAAACACAGAAGTGATCTTGAGAAACTTGGTGGCCTACGAAGCATCAACTGCATCGGGGCCATTGGTTTTTACTCGCTACACCGAGTTGATGAATGGGATCATAGACACCGAGGAGGACGCCAAGTTGCTTAGAGAGAAAGGCATCATCCTGAACCGTTTGAAGAGTGATAAAGAAGTGGCAAACCTGTACAATGGCATGAGCAAGTCCATTAGATTGACTAAAGTTCCATTCTTGGATAAGGCAATCGAAGATGCCAACAAGTATTACAATGGGAGATGGAAGGTGAAGTTGAGGAAGTCTATGAAGACTTATGTGTTTGGTTCCTGGCCGATTCTGGCGTTGCTCGCTGCCATTTTGCTCTTGCTCTTGATGACATTGCAATCATTTTGCTCGGTATACTCCTGCAGTCGCATATTTCATATCAACACGACCACTACATAG